aaaaaacctGATTCGTCATCCCACATGTATTTAgttattttctcttgtcTGATTTTAGccatttctttccaagTATCTGAAGTGGTTATGGAATGATCCAAAGGATCTTCATACTTATCATCGCAAAATTCCTTTATGAAGTTTGATATATCGATCTCATATTTGTAAAGAAGGGAATTTAAATCAATAGTTGCAAGGTAAGCGCATACACCTTCAAATCTATATGTGGTGTCATGCCCAGATTCTCTAACGCCGCGGTCGTGGAGAAAGAACTCATCTAGTTTAGGCTCCTTTATCTTACCATCGTTATAAAGTGTCTTGAACTCATCCAATGTAACGCCGTGTTTCGATGCATATGGCAGTAAAACAGTATCAAAGTGGTCACTTTCAGTTTCTGGAGGAATGCCGAGACCATTAGGATGGTATCTAGACAAACCCGTTTCCGGATCAAGTCTTGGAGAGGCGGTCCAAACagttttatattcttttatgCTGGCTTTGAAAGATCTTTTTAGTAAATCGACAGCATCGGGATTACTCTTACCACCGAGTTTTTTGAACACCACTAAGGCCATTTCAGTTAGAAATGGAGGTTGTGATCTGCATAAATAATAACTTCTATTTGCATTCAATATTTTCCCGTAATGATTGatctcaaaaataaaatgctCTACCATACCCCTTGCGACATCAGTCTTATTAGCTTCTAGGAGACCTAAAGCCATCATATAGGAATCCCAACCATATAATTCATTGAATCTACCACCAGGAACAGCATAGGGGTAACCAATAAGTGTTTTTTCACCAGTGGAAGGATTGAAATGTTCCTCCATGGCTAGCGCTAATAAACCAGGGGTGTCATTGACAGACTTAACGTACTCTgcagttattttttttggtaaatATTCAACTTCTAATTTTAAAGATGGATGCATTTGAGAAGCTTGGACATAAAATTCGTATTGTTCTGGACAATCATAAGGAACATAAATTCTTGGGTTTTTTGCCCCCGGCGTATCAATCTTAGTATCTTTTGCAATTTCTCCTACATTGTTCAAATCAACTCTTCTGGTAAGGGAATTCCAGAACTGTGTATTAATCAATCTTGATAACCTGTTGACAGGATTTTCGTTTATGCGTGCTTCATCTAAGAAAATGTGATGCCTACCAAAACTCTTTGCAATAGTCAATTCCTGTAACAAATTAGATAACATATATGTACCCCTAATATTGATATGTTTATAACCGTAAGAGTTTGCAGTACCGACTTTCAGGACCTTAGGACCGGTATCTTCGATGGTGATCTGATAGTTTTTATCAGTATCCTCAGCGGCCAGTAGTTCATTGAGCGTCTTATCAACATCTTCGATGAAGAAACGACGATTTCCTTGGCTGCTTGAATAAGTGTCATCTTCAGAACCACGCCTAGTCTGTTGAAGTTTACCAAACCCAGTTTTCTTGAAGGGAGAGACATTGTCGAAAACACTCATAGTCCTTGTCCGATTAATCTTCGCGGGCTTTGCCTGTTTCTGCTTCCTTGGGTCGGTCGTTGGACCATAATAAACTTCAGCATTCGAAAATGGGTCATTAAACTCACTTAGCGACGACAATCTTCTTTGACGCCCCTGTGCCACTGGTCCTTGACTTGTATTAACTTGGCTCATTCTAGTGGAATTTTCCTTAGTTTTTTGATTTATAAGGCGTTTTGATATCTGATATTCTCTTGAATTCTAATGCCCTTAGTTGTGAAAGCAAGTAATatataatttttcttaGTATTGTGATCTTTGCAGTACGGAAAACGATAAGGGGAAATTTCTAGCTAATGTTTTGCGATCTTTTAGGCCAATCTTGTACTTCGCATGAAAAATCCCGTAAATCGGTGATCGCGCAAGTTCCATATCTACACCACTATGAACCATTCTATATTTAACCTTATATAAGTATTGCTCTATCAAACTTAGAATTTGGTAGCCTTCTTCGGTAACTAGGGGATAAGGGGCTTCGTCCTACACGATGCCTCgtcgtttcttttttccttcttttttttcgccCAGCGGGAAGTACGCGGAAAAgcaagaaacaaaaaaaaaatagaagaatGAATTTGAGATGAAATTTGGTGGTGAAATCGAACTTGTATTGGGGAAAGAGGAGAGGTTCCATATTACCTAAATTCAAAGCAATAAATTATACAAAATTATAGATTACGAAAGAATGTCTAGTGAAAATACCAAACCAGTTATTGacaagaaggaagaaacCGCTCCAAAGCCACCATCCTCTGCTGTCTTTTCCATGTTTGGTGGTAAAAAGGCTGAAAAGCCAGAAACCAAGAAAGACGAAGGAGAAACCAAGGAGGAAACTAAGAAGGAAGGTGAGGATGCTCCAGAATCTCCAGACGTCCATTTTGAACCAGTCGTTCACTTGGAAAAGGTTGATGTTAAGACCatggaagaagacgaagaagtTCTTTACAAGGTCAGAGCCAAGCTTTTTAGATTTGATGCCGATGCTAAGGAATGGAAAGAAAGAGGTACTGGTGACTGcaagtttttgaagaacaaaaaaactaaCAAGGTCAGAATATTGATGAGAAGAGACAAAACTCTAAAGATTTGTGCTAATCATATCATCGCTCCAGAATACACATTGAAACCCAATGTTGGTTCCGATAGATCATGGGTTTATGCTTGTACAGCTGATATTGCAGAAGGTGAAGCAGAGGCGTTCACTTTCGCCATCAGATTTGGtagtaaagaaaatgctgacaaattcaaagaagagTTTGAAAAAGCCCAAGAAATCAACAAGAAGGCTTAGATTAATTACATTATTACTTGAGTTtagattttttgtttctaatgtatttttcctttacaGAGTGCATATTATGTTTTTATCCACTGTGAAGAAAAGTTGCTCTCtaattatataaaaaacTTATGTAGCATTGTGAAATCACACACATGAATAGATACAAAAGAGTTAGAGAATTCAAGTAGTAATAAAGCAGTCGGAAAGCTCACGACTTGATATCGTTAGTGTCTATAAGATAGATTCAATGATCTTATTGCTTACTTCGGGTAATAGTACCGTGTCCTATTTTTCATGTGTATGTTTTCGCtccatttatttttttccgGCCACTcctttattattattaataaGAATCGAATTCTATAAAACTCTTTGAtgtaataaagaaagagcTGATTCGAAAGACATTTTCTAGCTTGTAAGGAAGCTGAATCAAGTCTAACTCACAGGGAATAACATAATTTTTAAAATGATTTTGCGGGAGCAAGTCGATTTCCTATATAAAAGAGcgaatgataataatgggAATGGTGAAGCTATTACGGATGACGATCCGTTTAGCTCGTCCTCGTGGAGATGGGGAAgatggattttttttatttttttcatagttGCACTCCTtatacttttattttcaactGCCAAAGTGaacagaagaagacgaaTTATGGGCCAGGCTCCTATTAGGGGAACGGCTTGGTTAACTCCGCCTACCTACAGACAATCCGAAAGAGATTATAATGGCACACAACGTTGCGTTGAAGACTATGTTCCTGAATATACAGAAACAACAAATGAGAATGATTTGGGGTTTTATGATGAGCGAGGAGAGTTTCATCCTAACGGTAAAACGGAGTATTTAGCGCCGCCGCCTTTATCAGAAGACCATGCGAGCTTTACTGATAAAGATTTTCAGCGGCCAGTCGCTGCTGTTGTAAGAATTCCTAGTGAAACTGAATTTGATTTGAATCTGCTTAGACCTACTATGAATAATTTCCCTAATGGTCAGAATAATCGCAACGAACAGCGTTCTCCAACAGTTGAGTCATTCTCTTTTGACATTGATAATGCACCTGCAAGGGCAAGAATAAGTAGGTGACTTTTGTTAAATGAACTCATCGCACAACCTGCCGTATTGAGAACACTTTTAAAAATTGTTAAGAGAAATAAAGTACAGATGTTTTCTCCCTTTTAGAGATTGAGACTATTTAAAGTCGTGTATTATAATATGTGAATGACATTGGGATTGGAATGGGTTGCACCGACGTACAGGGCAGTCTTTTATCAGAACAATTTCAACCCAATCATTTCAAAAGTCGGACCCCAAAAGAACCATTCAAGAGTTTATAGGAATAATAATGCCCTATTTAGCTTATGTGCCTTTATACTAataaatatattctttccttccttatttctttctttctttttttttcttttctctgATCATCACCTCTTTTGTTAGGGAGCTTAAGAATACATGGCGTATGTCGGTTTACCTTCAGTTTTTTTCGGGCTGAGTTCGAATGGTGATAAGTAATAAACtatttttgagatttaCCCACTTTTCGAATGCAAATTCATGTCTAGCGCCTTATCAATAAAGTTTGACAATACGTATATGGACCTTTATGATGAATTACCAGAAAGTAAACTCCTTtgtgatgaagaattttcCTATCTTTTGGATGCAGTACAACAGAATGGCGTCTGCGTTGTTGATTTTTTAACGCTTACACCAAAGGAATTGGCAAGGCTCATACAGAGATCAATAAATGAGGTTTTCAGGTTCCAGCAACTGCTAATTCATGAATATAACGAAAAATATTTGGACATTTGTGAGAACAGCTCTATCAGTTCAGATGACGGTCCAAAATGTTTCACAACCGCTGATGTAGCATTAGATGAAACGTTAGGTGGAGGAATATTCACGCGTGGCATTACGGAAATATTCGGAGAGAGTTCCACTGGTAAATCACAATTACTTATGCAGTTAGCTTTAAGTGTCCAACTTTCTGAAGCTGCGGGGGGGCTTGACGGGAAATGTGTATACATTACTACAGAAGGTGATTTACCTACTCAGAGATTGGAAAGTATGCTATTGTCTAGGCCCGCTTATGGGAAATTAGGTATTACACAATCCAACATTTTTACGGTTAGCTGTAACGACTTGATAAACCAAGAACATATAATTAACGTTCAATTACCCATCTTATTAGAAAGGTTTAAAGGTTCTATAAAATTGGTCATAATAGATTCgatttctcatcatttgaGGGTGgaacttcaaaataaaTCTTTCAGAGAATcgcaagaaaataagaactATTTGGATAGGATGGCAGAAAAGCTTCAAATATTGGCACACGATTACTCATTATCAGTTGTAGTGGCTAACCAAGTTGGAGATAAGCCATTAACAAGTAGTCCAGTGGCACATAGGACATACGTAACTGATTATGATTACCAGTTGGGCTGGTTAGTGGGCTGGAAAAACTCAACAATTCTTTATCGGCAGATGAATTCATTGTTTGGAGCAAACGCCAACAACGACGAAATTCTCtcagatgatgaagattaTATGCTAATTGAGAGAGTGGTGAACGGTGTAAATGACCGAAGTTACGAATATTCTTTACGGAAGAAGAACTCCCCGAtatctaaaaataaaacctTGGAGCGACGTCCATTAGGTtctaattatcaacaaaaaaagaagcgAAAATTTGACTATCGGGTCCCCAATCTTGGCTTAACTTGGTCAAACCATGTTTCAACACGAATATTACTTCAAAAGTCTTATAAGGCTTCAACAATAATTCAAAGAGGTGAGGCTTATCTTTATAAGGGAAATGATTCAGCAAGCTTTTGGCAAGTTAAAAGGACGATGAAAGTTGTATACTCGACATTCGCTAAACCTGGACAGGTAGCGTATCAAATTACCAAACGAGGAATAGAAACAATTTGATTATAGTTCATTATGTGTAATGTATTCGTAAGCGATTAAGTGCATTGTAGTCTATATTCAAAAACAGATATTCTGTGTAACCATAATCACAGTTTCCCTAGTTTCCTCCTTCAGTCGATTAGTTAATTAGTGGTACAATATAGTTAAAGAAATATGTAGTTGAAGAGTCAAGAAAACGGGGTATTTTAGTAAGTAGAAACCAGCATTGTTAGGCAAATAATACGTTTGCTACTCAGAAATGTGGAAGtaagaaaggaaaatgtAAATTCAAACAAATTAACATATGAAACTATTGTAGGGGCCCTTCATGATCTGACTTGTCATCTATTACGTTTTCATCATAAGTAAAATCGTATTCTCCTTCATATTCATTTAAACCATCATCTATTGTGAGCTTTCCCCGAGGCCTCTTTGCCAACGTGTCTTCTACTTCACTTGTATTTGAATTTAGACGCGAGCAAATCAAATAAAGGTAAGCcactctttttctttttctgttaTAAAGAAAACCTATGAGATTCCAAAGATAACCTGGTTCATCTTCCAAAAATGAGCTTGAGGGGGAATATTGGAAGAGAACGCAGTCAGATAGAGTCATGTGTGAATTGATTACTTCCCAAATCCATTCTTCTGGCTGTCTACCAAGAGAATATAAAgtgttttcaaatttggaAATAAAAGATTTCAATGATGTTTTGACAAAATCGGTAGGCTCTACCGACGAAAAATCATGATCGGGATAGGAAGCGTTAAGAATAGCAATCAGGTAGGCGAATATTTTTCTGGTTGATGGTTCATTTATAGGACCAAATGGACCCAGATTTAAATTGGTTGGTCGCTCgtttattgaagattttcttcttttgctaACATTATTGGTTGTCGCACCGGAAGTATAGTTATTATTCGACGACTTACCGCTTTTGAAACTGCTAATACTGCTactgcttcttcttctaattttttcatcatttttgcAAGATGAGTCAAGAGAAGATGAGCTCATAGAGCCAGAATCGTAATTTGATactaattctttcaaattttgatcATTTAGCTTGACACTTTTGGAAAAAGTTGCTGGACAAGTACTATTAGCTCCAGGATAGTTATTGCCATTACCACTATTGTTATTGCTGTTGTTCGTATTACTATTGTGCTCACTAAAAGatattcttctcttttgttCCCAGAAAGAGTTACTGTCTCTCCTATTAGAATAAAAAGGAGACGAACAAGGTGATTGGTTGGTTTCCGGAGTCGCtagttgctgctgctgctgaaTGGCAGCATTGTAGTTTTCATTCTCCTGTAGAATAGTATCCAAATGCTGATCGATAGTTTTGTACAACTTTCTATCTGATGCAACCGCCTTTGTTGTGAAAATATCGCAACTGCCGACGATTTTGCAGTCGTTGGTTTCGAAATTAAGGGTTTGGTTTACTCTCTCTATGTCCAACTCGTCGATAAACTaagtaagaaaaagattttGTGTGTCATGTTAGTATTCTAGAACAAAAGGGAACGGCAGTTTTAGAGAAATAACGtactttcattttcgtAGATTTGGAAGCGAAAATATCAGTTTGATGTATCGAGCTAGTATAGTAGATCTCGATGGAACGTGTAGAATTTCTAATATCTTAGTAAATGATACTATGTGTTTCTTTTCGCATTACTAAAAATACTGATGTATAATATTTCCACTTTTATATAATTGATAGCACGTTCTTTAAGTTGgattatcttttttttctcttgttaATTGAGATACACAACGCGGTTTTGCTGCAGGCGAGACGAAGCACCCCTGATTAGCCAGTAACTCGTGGAGGAATGTCAAATTGGCGACACATTATTTTATAATAAATACTAGCTAATTATGTGACTGTTTTTTGAAAGGtaaagtaataaaaaatgtacACTTTAAAAATGATACTTGAAGTTacataaagaaaaggtaaaaaaatggtattaaatttttttgagtttttcTCCTTCATTACTGACATAGTTATAttccttttttattaactTTATCTCCTAACATTTCGATGTAATGTGGACCAAATACGGACCAATGAAGGTTTATTAATGCATATAAATGGCGATAGACGTTATCAAATTCTTCCAGCTCTGTTGCTGCGAACAAACTCCTAGACGCTGCCGTATTACTAGTTGGTGTCGTGGCGGAGGTTTTAGAAGGAGACATTAAAGACGGGCTGATTTTGACGCTAGCAGTATCTGAATTGTTAGTCAGGTTGTTTGTGCCACCCACGTTTCCATTGTTTGTATTGTATAGATATACGAAGTCTTGTTTAACACGTCCATCAATTGTGCACTCAGATCTGTTCAAAATGGCGTCCTCTAGCGATTTGAATACTCTATTTTCTAGCACACCATAAACTTCACTGAGGGGTTGAGTTTGTTTAGATAACCATGATTTAGCAAATGTGATTTTTCCGTTGTCCAATGAAGGCAATTGCCGTTTCGTGATTCTTTCACAACTAccattgttgttgttatcATACTCTTTGTGAAGATCATCGATAATTTTACAAAGATGAACAGCTATAGACATTGTGTTCTTTGTCCATCTGCAATTACCGTGTTCATCTGTTATAATACTGATAATTTCATTCTTCAATCTCTTAGTCGTGTATGTATGGATGACATATTCTTTTGTAACTTTATCCATTGAAGGATCGTTAGCTACTAATTGTTGGAAAAGCAAACGGCAAACCAGAATACAGACAATTTGACGAATATCAGCACGCAAAAGAATTAATCTTGCATGATCAAAAGAAAGCGGAGTTGGGTACTCTCTGACCATTTTTCTACATGATAATAGGTTGATAATACTTCTAATGCAAATATTGTAGACGTCAGGGATAGTGATGGAATTTGCATTTCTAACAAGACCCATGGAAACATTATCGTTGAACTTTTTATCAAACCAAAGTAAGGATGTATTTAAGTTAACTCTTTTGGAAGCTATAAGAGTGTTGAAATACTGTTTCTCAAATTCTACAGCATTACTTAATAAAGCTGGCCTTAGTATTCTTATTTGATGATTGGCAATATCCAGTTTCAttgtttccaaaatttggaaaactAATCTTAACCCTTCTATTAATCTTGTTAAAGAAAAGTCCCTTTCagcttctttgaatttattaCTCATCTTGTCTACCCATGGATCTCTCATGGGAGCACAATGGTGTTTAAATAAATCAGCCAACCAGCCTGACAGGTTAGACATTATTAAAGAACCTTTTAGTAGTTCTTGAATGTTCAATTCCGTGTCTAATACATTATTTATCATCGGGGACTCTTTTTGTGGGACTATGGTTAACAATACATCTCTCAAAGTGTCAAAAAGTGGTACTAGTCTTGACCTGTTGTATTGAAATATTTCAGGTTTCTTAGAATAAACATAAAT
The Saccharomyces mikatae IFO 1815 strain IFO1815 genome assembly, chromosome: 4 genome window above contains:
- the NTH1 gene encoding alpha,alpha-trehalase NTH1 (similar to Saccharomyces cerevisiae NTH2 (YBR001C) and NTH1 (YDR001C); ancestral locus Anc_3.205); translated protein: MSQVNTSQGPVAQGRQRRLSSLSEFNDPFSNAEVYYGPTTDPRKQKQAKPAKINRTRTMSVFDNVSPFKKTGFGKLQQTRRGSEDDTYSSSQGNRRFFIEDVDKTLNELLAAEDTDKNYQITIEDTGPKVLKVGTANSYGYKHINIRGTYMLSNLLQELTIAKSFGRHHIFLDEARINENPVNRLSRLINTQFWNSLTRRVDLNNVGEIAKDTKIDTPGAKNPRIYVPYDCPEQYEFYVQASQMHPSLKLEVEYLPKKITAEYVKSVNDTPGLLALAMEEHFNPSTGEKTLIGYPYAVPGGRFNELYGWDSYMMALGLLEANKTDVARGMVEHFIFEINHYGKILNANRSYYLCRSQPPFLTEMALVVFKKLGGKSNPDAVDLLKRSFKASIKEYKTVWTASPRLDPETGLSRYHPNGLGIPPETESDHFDTVLLPYASKHGVTLDEFKTLYNDGKIKEPKLDEFFLHDRGVRESGHDTTYRFEGVCAYLATIDLNSLLYKYEIDISNFIKEFCDDKYEDPLDHSITTSDTWKEMAKIRQEKITKYMWDDESGFFFDYNTKIKHRTSYESATTFWALWAGLATKEQAQKMVERALPKLEMLGGLAACTERSRGPISISRPIRQWDYPFGWAPHQILAWEGLRSYGYITVTNRLAYRWLFMMTKAFVDYNGIVVEKYDVTRGTDPHRVEAEYGNQGADFKGAATEGFGWVNASYILGLKYMNSHARRALGACIPPISFFSSLRPQERSLYGL
- the YRB1 gene encoding Ran GTPase-binding protein YRB1 (similar to Saccharomyces cerevisiae YRB1 (YDR002W); ancestral locus Anc_3.204) → MSSENTKPVIDKKEETAPKPPSSAVFSMFGGKKAEKPETKKDEGETKEETKKEGEDAPESPDVHFEPVVHLEKVDVKTMEEDEEVLYKVRAKLFRFDADAKEWKERGTGDCKFLKNKKTNKVRILMRRDKTLKICANHIIAPEYTLKPNVGSDRSWVYACTADIAEGEAEAFTFAIRFGSKENADKFKEEFEKAQEINKKA
- the RCR2 gene encoding Rcr2p (similar to Saccharomyces cerevisiae RCR1 (YBR005W) and RCR2 (YDR003W); ancestral locus Anc_3.200), which gives rise to MILREQVDFLYKRANDNNGNGEAITDDDPFSSSSWRWGRWIFFIFFIVALLILLFSTAKVNRRRRIMGQAPIRGTAWLTPPTYRQSERDYNGTQRCVEDYVPEYTETTNENDLGFYDERGEFHPNGKTEYLAPPPLSEDHASFTDKDFQRPVAAVVRIPSETEFDLNLLRPTMNNFPNGQNNRNEQRSPTVESFSFDIDNAPARARISR
- the RAD57 gene encoding putative DNA-dependent ATPase RAD57 (similar to Saccharomyces cerevisiae RAD57 (YDR004W); ancestral locus Anc_3.198), with the protein product MDLYDELPESKLLCDEEFSYLLDAVQQNGVCVVDFLTLTPKELARLIQRSINEVFRFQQLLIHEYNEKYLDICENSSISSDDGPKCFTTADVALDETLGGGIFTRGITEIFGESSTGKSQLLMQLALSVQLSEAAGGLDGKCVYITTEGDLPTQRLESMLLSRPAYGKLGITQSNIFTVSCNDLINQEHIINVQLPILLERFKGSIKLVIIDSISHHLRVELQNKSFRESQENKNYLDRMAEKLQILAHDYSLSVVVANQVGDKPLTSSPVAHRTYVTDYDYQLGWLVGWKNSTILYRQMNSLFGANANNDEILSDDEDYMLIERVVNGVNDRSYEYSLRKKNSPISKNKTLERRPLGSNYQQKKKRKFDYRVPNLGLTWSNHVSTRILLQKSYKASTIIQRGEAYLYKGNDSASFWQVKRTMKVVYSTFAKPGQVAYQITKRGIETI
- the MAF1 gene encoding RNA polymerase III-inhibiting protein MAF1 (similar to Saccharomyces cerevisiae MAF1 (YDR005C); ancestral locus Anc_3.197), coding for MKFIDELDIERVNQTLNFETNDCKIVGSCDIFTTKAVASDRKLYKTIDQHLDTILQENENYNAAIQQQQQLATPETNQSPCSSPFYSNRRDSNSFWEQKRRISFSEHNSNTNNSNNNSGNGNNYPGANSTCPATFSKSVKLNDQNLKELVSNYDSGSMSSSSLDSSCKNDEKIRRRSSSSISSFKSGKSSNNNYTSGATTNNVSKRRKSSINERPTNLNLGPFGPINEPSTRKIFAYLIAILNASYPDHDFSSVEPTDFVKTSLKSFISKFENTLYSLGRQPEEWIWEVINSHMTLSDCVLFQYSPSSSFLEDEPGYLWNLIGFLYNRKRKRVAYLYLICSRLNSNTSEVEDTLAKRPRGKLTIDDGLNEYEGEYDFTYDENVIDDKSDHEGPLQ
- the SOK1 gene encoding Sok1p (similar to Saccharomyces cerevisiae SOK1 (YDR006C); ancestral locus Anc_3.195), coding for MDQPRTHSGPTTASNPTPSSTNSSSASSAAKSKQERSSSSLSKTSSVVPSKDSPDSTTIAKTQVATLKNDMKSSDSSTLDGSSQNIIPNRASMQKYIDQSSDLLSRSSGVITPSMSLNASTAATNNDSSGNSASDSNPKIPMDRDNTIFKAFDTKTGQFLKNDDNEEEIRRSNKVDSIPPKVIFTNMNNPSPSPPPSSTQPPSASAPQLPPATEQHKQQAAQQQLPGNASNFLRILSNKKTRSHSVPTILHSSLRKLSSHNQYYRNQNILLNHQTPSGISKKKFCRNHHQPYLHSNNPLSSNLLSLKRAIFLSQRISDNTSTNANNDNISDSTGNPITNSNFTSNSNFDLTLEDRINYIKATPTPVPFPPINLQGLKEIDLQEILKNPQLRHDIIFDPLLQFRPNLDGERGNKKRQLANIYWNDVQNEIYVYSKKPEIFQYNRSRLVPLFDTLRDVLLTIVPQKESPMINNVLDTELNIQELLKGSLIMSNLSGWLADLFKHHCAPMRDPWVDKMSNKFKEAERDFSLTRLIEGLRLVFQILETMKLDIANHQIRILRPALLSNAVEFEKQYFNTLIASKRVNLNTSLLWFDKKFNDNVSMGLVRNANSITIPDVYNICIRSIINLLSCRKMVREYPTPLSFDHARLILLRADIRQIVCILVCRLLFQQLVANDPSMDKVTKEYVIHTYTTKRLKNEIISIITDEHGNCRWTKNTMSIAVHLCKIIDDLHKEYDNNNNGSCERITKRQLPSLDNGKITFAKSWLSKQTQPLSEVYGVLENRVFKSLEDAILNRSECTIDGRVKQDFVYLYNTNNGNVGGTNNLTNNSDTASVKISPSLMSPSKTSATTPTSNTAASRSLFAATELEEFDNVYRHLYALINLHWSVFGPHYIEMLGDKVNKKGI